In Dyadobacter sp. CECT 9275, the following proteins share a genomic window:
- a CDS encoding PAS domain S-box protein yields MEGPLRLKEIFNAMPVPSMVMLADVPVFTIVEANEEYLRLTGVSRENLLGKSFFEVFPENVYLTYPYNRDLFQELLDSKRGNKTPVFEFRGPGSGNLVTKTRHLVCTNTPVFDKHQQVEYILRSVTDMTEMLSTRASEKSANDSLVKKEKLLSETQQIARVGSWEANLLSGTLTWSDVVREIYEVTPDYIPSVVTTSYFYKEGENRDAFFRAVQNTIEHGTMFDLELNITTAKGNDRWVRVTGTSERREGSCTRLYGSVQDIDDRKIIERKLIESRNQFESLVQTVDGIVWEADAQTFEFSFVSDHVRHILGYSPEQWLSDPYFWVKHIHADDLEHTLNYCRANTRDGKNHTFDYRMITAAGNIVWIKDVVSVISEKGIPTLLRGVMVDITETKRFTELESLEKIVLELNSLKGSTVEEVLDVYLKGIEAIFPHMICSIHQVSNGRLQNWSSASLPAAYVASVENLLIGRNTGSCGTAAFLKRRVIVSDIENDIRWKGYKELALEHNLRACWSHPIINSEDRVVATFGIYYQEIKKPNEEELKVIDRSAAILRVILESRQSAEALEETSFLMEQGQELAHFGTWQWDIPHNRVKWSDTLYFIYGLDRHHFKATFEGYQELLHPEDKERVRRTVLSVLETRRDIVFEERIIRPNGEIRHLKSWGRLKTDEKGAPLKMIGACLDITDSKKIQEELLASEARLRSLVDAQTNYVMRIDLGGRYTYYNKKYQEDFGWIFDIDDLIGQDSIITVHASDRRSLREAAESCIRNPNKVYQIEVNKIKKGGGVRATLWHFVCLADSEGRPLEIQCTGLDVSDRKKMENALRISNERYEYVNKATNDAIYDRDLVRDHIAWGDGFHRMFGYQISDERYPMDKWKSLLHPADVQATDLSLKATLDDPAQHSWKAEYRFKKADGEYAFAKENGYLIRDRKGRAIRMIGVLRDITERKRTQLKLYRKSRLLAAIAEVDSNLLQHKNWFKALEQSFAIVGKAVDVDRAYYFGNQADFGTGRKVFVQQLEWNSGHFAPRGNNPELQEVSHKTVQDKMSSLMEGRPYTAIMDNLTDSDFKTRLIEQDIRSVMILPIFVKNKFYGYIGFDDCRTAREWDDDEVSFLKTIAVNVAKAIEIEEADSALLTAFEEKNKTLESIQDGFYALTSDFTVTYWNKEAENLLGIKREDIVNRNFWEVFHENDSSQFFKQFTKTLTDHAPVRFEEYHAPLDRWFEVSAFPAEAGLTVYFKNITERKLSEEKLIEMHHELEKHLKVLAVSNAELEQFAYVASHDLQEPLRMVTSFLTLLEKKYGEILDEKGKKYIFFAVDGARRMRQIILDLLDFSRVGKAENSLEKINLNTLIAEILTLYQKQIQEKKAKIKYGTLPTVYSFHTPLMQVFQNLISNGLKYQPEGQIPQITISSVETSAFWEFSVKDNGIGIDPQYFDKIFIIFQRLHGKDEYSGTGMGLAITKKIVENLGGKIWVESTRGLGSTFHFTIAKHKETTL; encoded by the coding sequence ATGGAAGGCCCTCTACGTCTTAAAGAAATATTCAATGCTATGCCCGTCCCCAGTATGGTAATGCTGGCAGACGTTCCCGTATTTACAATAGTTGAGGCGAATGAGGAATATCTCAGGCTCACCGGCGTTTCCAGAGAAAACCTTCTGGGGAAAAGTTTTTTTGAGGTATTTCCTGAAAATGTTTATCTGACGTACCCCTATAACAGGGACCTGTTTCAGGAACTGCTTGATAGTAAAAGAGGTAACAAAACTCCCGTTTTTGAATTTCGTGGACCCGGTAGCGGCAATCTTGTTACTAAAACGAGACATCTGGTATGCACCAATACCCCAGTGTTTGACAAACATCAGCAAGTAGAGTATATCCTAAGGTCTGTAACTGATATGACAGAAATGCTGTCGACGCGGGCCAGTGAAAAATCGGCTAACGACAGCCTGGTTAAAAAGGAGAAGTTGCTGAGCGAAACACAGCAGATAGCCCGGGTGGGCAGCTGGGAGGCTAATCTGCTCAGCGGGACACTGACATGGTCGGATGTGGTGCGGGAAATTTATGAAGTTACGCCCGATTATATTCCCAGCGTTGTTACTACCTCCTATTTTTACAAGGAAGGAGAAAACCGTGATGCCTTTTTTCGAGCTGTGCAGAATACCATTGAGCATGGAACGATGTTTGACCTGGAACTGAATATCACAACAGCAAAGGGGAACGACCGGTGGGTAAGGGTTACGGGTACTTCGGAGCGAAGGGAGGGTAGCTGTACCAGGCTTTACGGATCGGTACAGGATATTGACGACAGAAAAATAATTGAACGAAAACTGATCGAGTCACGGAACCAGTTTGAGTCGCTCGTTCAGACCGTTGATGGTATCGTCTGGGAAGCGGATGCACAAACCTTCGAGTTTTCTTTCGTCAGTGATCATGTGAGGCACATACTGGGATATAGCCCGGAGCAGTGGCTAAGCGACCCTTATTTCTGGGTAAAACACATTCATGCAGATGATCTGGAACACACCCTGAATTATTGCCGCGCCAATACCAGGGATGGTAAAAATCACACCTTTGATTACAGAATGATCACCGCTGCGGGGAACATTGTTTGGATCAAAGATGTGGTATCGGTGATTTCAGAAAAGGGGATTCCGACGCTGTTGCGAGGCGTAATGGTGGACATTACAGAAACCAAACGGTTTACTGAGCTGGAAAGCCTGGAAAAGATTGTCCTTGAATTAAATTCACTGAAAGGTAGTACAGTGGAAGAAGTACTGGACGTATATCTGAAGGGAATTGAAGCAATTTTCCCGCACATGATTTGCTCCATCCATCAGGTTAGCAACGGACGTCTTCAGAACTGGTCCTCGGCGTCATTGCCTGCTGCTTATGTGGCATCGGTTGAAAATCTGCTCATCGGGAGGAACACCGGATCCTGCGGGACAGCAGCCTTTCTTAAACGAAGGGTGATTGTAAGCGATATTGAAAATGATATCCGCTGGAAGGGCTATAAAGAACTCGCTCTGGAACACAACCTCAGGGCATGCTGGTCACATCCGATCATCAATTCAGAGGATCGCGTGGTGGCAACTTTTGGGATTTACTATCAGGAGATAAAAAAACCCAATGAAGAAGAGCTTAAGGTAATAGACCGCTCTGCTGCCATACTGAGGGTTATACTGGAAAGCAGACAAAGCGCGGAGGCACTTGAAGAAACTTCCTTCCTGATGGAGCAAGGACAGGAACTGGCTCATTTTGGTACGTGGCAATGGGATATCCCGCATAACAGAGTCAAATGGTCGGATACACTATATTTTATTTACGGGCTCGACAGGCATCATTTCAAAGCGACATTTGAAGGGTATCAGGAGCTGCTCCACCCGGAAGATAAGGAAAGAGTGAGGAGGACGGTATTGAGTGTTTTGGAAACCAGAAGGGATATCGTTTTTGAAGAGCGCATTATTCGGCCGAATGGTGAAATACGGCATCTTAAATCCTGGGGCCGATTGAAAACAGATGAAAAAGGCGCACCCCTGAAAATGATAGGCGCGTGCCTGGATATCACGGACAGTAAAAAGATACAGGAAGAATTGCTTGCCAGCGAAGCACGGTTAAGGAGCCTGGTTGATGCACAGACCAATTATGTCATGCGTATTGATCTAGGCGGAAGATATACGTACTACAATAAGAAGTACCAGGAAGATTTCGGCTGGATTTTTGATATAGATGACCTGATCGGGCAGGATAGTATTATTACGGTGCACGCATCCGACCGCCGCTCGCTGAGGGAAGCGGCCGAAAGCTGTATCAGAAATCCCAACAAGGTATATCAGATTGAGGTAAATAAAATTAAGAAGGGGGGCGGCGTGAGGGCCACACTCTGGCATTTTGTATGTCTGGCAGATTCCGAAGGAAGGCCTTTGGAAATACAATGTACCGGCCTGGACGTGTCTGACAGGAAGAAAATGGAAAATGCCTTAAGGATTAGTAATGAACGGTACGAGTATGTGAATAAAGCCACTAACGATGCCATATATGACAGAGACCTGGTGCGAGATCACATTGCCTGGGGAGATGGCTTTCACCGGATGTTCGGATATCAGATCAGTGACGAAAGATATCCTATGGATAAGTGGAAGTCGCTGTTGCATCCTGCTGATGTCCAGGCAACGGACTTAAGCCTAAAGGCTACACTTGACGATCCCGCACAGCATAGCTGGAAGGCTGAGTACCGGTTCAAAAAGGCAGATGGAGAATACGCTTTTGCCAAGGAAAACGGATATCTGATCAGAGACAGGAAAGGCAGGGCGATCCGTATGATCGGGGTGCTGAGAGATATTACGGAAAGAAAGAGAACGCAGTTAAAGTTATACCGGAAATCCCGGCTTCTGGCAGCAATAGCAGAAGTAGACAGTAACTTGCTGCAGCATAAAAATTGGTTTAAAGCGCTGGAACAGTCGTTTGCTATCGTGGGAAAAGCGGTGGATGTGGACCGGGCCTATTATTTTGGAAATCAAGCGGATTTTGGAACCGGGAGAAAGGTTTTCGTTCAGCAGCTTGAATGGAATTCGGGTCATTTTGCACCCCGCGGCAACAATCCTGAATTACAGGAAGTCTCACATAAAACTGTACAGGACAAAATGTCTTCGCTAATGGAAGGGCGGCCATACACTGCTATCATGGATAACCTCACAGACTCTGACTTTAAAACCAGGCTGATTGAGCAGGATATCCGGTCGGTAATGATTTTGCCGATTTTCGTGAAAAACAAATTTTATGGATATATCGGTTTTGATGATTGCCGCACCGCAAGGGAATGGGATGACGACGAGGTATCATTCCTGAAAACCATAGCAGTCAATGTTGCCAAGGCCATCGAAATTGAAGAAGCGGACAGTGCACTTTTGACTGCATTTGAAGAAAAAAACAAAACCCTGGAAAGTATTCAGGATGGATTTTATGCGCTTACCAGTGACTTTACGGTTACCTACTGGAATAAAGAAGCAGAAAATCTGCTGGGGATCAAAAGAGAGGATATCGTCAACCGTAACTTTTGGGAGGTTTTTCACGAAAACGATTCTTCCCAATTTTTTAAACAGTTTACCAAAACACTCACAGATCATGCACCGGTCCGTTTTGAGGAATACCATGCACCGCTTGACAGGTGGTTTGAGGTAAGCGCTTTTCCTGCTGAGGCAGGCCTTACAGTTTATTTTAAAAATATTACTGAAAGGAAATTATCGGAAGAAAAATTAATAGAAATGCATCACGAGCTGGAAAAACATCTGAAAGTGCTGGCGGTGTCTAACGCCGAGCTGGAACAGTTCGCTTATGTAGCCTCTCACGACCTGCAGGAGCCATTGCGAATGGTAACCAGCTTTCTTACCCTCCTGGAAAAAAAATATGGGGAGATACTGGATGAAAAGGGAAAGAAATATATCTTTTTCGCCGTGGATGGCGCCCGCAGAATGCGGCAGATCATTCTGGACCTGCTAGATTTCTCAAGAGTAGGGAAAGCAGAGAACAGTCTGGAGAAAATTAACCTGAACACGCTGATTGCGGAAATATTAACTCTTTATCAGAAACAAATTCAGGAGAAAAAGGCAAAAATAAAGTACGGTACTTTGCCGACGGTCTACTCATTCCATACCCCTTTAATGCAGGTATTCCAAAACCTGATCAGTAACGGACTCAAATATCAGCCTGAGGGACAAATTCCGCAAATCACCATTTCTTCAGTGGAAACAAGCGCATTTTGGGAATTCTCAGTAAAAGATAATGGAATAGGCATCGATCCGCAGTATTTCGATAAGATTTTTATTATCTTTCAACGTCTGCATGGCAAAGATGAGTATTCAGGGACAGGAATGGGTTTGGCCATCACAAAAAAAATTGTGGAAAACCTGGGTGGTAAAATCTGGGTGGAATCCACCAGGGGTCTCGGAAGTACGTTCCATTTTACGATTGCAAAACACAAGGAAACAACGTTATGA
- a CDS encoding PAS domain S-box protein translates to MEKDKNPYRILVIEDNAGDFALIEDFLQEQISTPEIYRARNFKESEQLLTAENHAFSVILLDLSLPDKSGEELITGVLSISAGTPIIILTGYPDASFSIKSLSLGVSDYLLKDELSVSSLYKSILYSIERKKKSVELEESEKRYVDLFQLSPQPMWVYCLETFRFLNVNNAAINHYGYSLEEFLSMTTREIRPPGEIPSHEEAALLAAAQNELYYTGIFRHKKKNGDIIHAEIRSSAIQMDGKDSRLVLVNDITERYNYIEAIEKQNEKLQKIAWMQSHVVRAPLARLMGVVNLIKNYQNSDIEKNELLDHIQTFAYELDSIIREISGKTSQV, encoded by the coding sequence ATGGAAAAGGATAAGAATCCGTATCGTATTTTAGTGATTGAGGATAACGCCGGCGACTTTGCCCTGATTGAAGATTTTTTGCAGGAACAGATTTCAACCCCTGAAATTTACAGAGCAAGAAATTTCAAAGAGTCCGAACAACTGTTAACCGCCGAAAACCATGCATTCAGTGTGATCCTGCTGGATCTGTCGCTGCCGGATAAAAGTGGTGAAGAGTTGATTACCGGAGTGCTTTCTATCAGTGCCGGTACTCCTATCATTATCCTTACTGGCTATCCCGATGCTTCGTTCAGTATCAAGTCGTTGTCATTAGGTGTTTCTGACTATCTGCTGAAGGATGAGTTGTCGGTTTCCTCACTTTACAAAAGTATACTTTACAGTATTGAAAGAAAGAAAAAATCAGTTGAACTGGAAGAATCCGAAAAGAGGTATGTAGACCTTTTCCAGCTGAGCCCCCAACCGATGTGGGTTTATTGTCTGGAAACCTTCCGTTTTTTGAACGTCAACAATGCAGCTATCAATCACTACGGGTATAGCCTCGAAGAATTTTTGTCGATGACCACCCGTGAAATAAGACCACCCGGCGAAATTCCTTCGCATGAAGAGGCAGCCCTGCTGGCGGCTGCACAAAATGAGCTATACTATACGGGGATATTCCGTCACAAGAAAAAAAATGGGGATATTATCCATGCTGAAATAAGGAGCAGTGCCATTCAGATGGACGGAAAAGATTCAAGGCTGGTGCTGGTGAATGATATTACTGAACGTTACAACTACATTGAAGCCATTGAAAAGCAGAACGAAAAATTGCAAAAAATAGCATGGATGCAGTCGCACGTCGTGAGAGCTCCGCTTGCAAGGCTGATGGGTGTCGTGAACCTCATCAAAAACTATCAGAATTCCGATATTGAGAAAAACGAATTGCTGGATCATATCCAGACCTTCGCTTACGAGTTGGACTCCATCATCCGCGAAATTTCAGGGAAAACCAGCCAGGTCTGA
- a CDS encoding mandelate racemase/muconate lactonizing enzyme family protein, whose amino-acid sequence MFESQDRYISRREFINRAGAAGLLALNLPDTFSSDATAQPMKKITIKNVDSNFEREPLNPYRFKGSAITDSWQGISMLESDSGIKKVGLATQGVLWSDSRVFAAHSESAGNALMYAMSEQALQMVKGTSFTNPVQLLDDLLPEVLAYGKKITGNPDLRKTFALNALVSVDNAAWLLYAAENKMGQFDELIPAAYRPGLSYRHNKVASIPSFSVGTSAERIKQAADEGYFIMKLKTGSAGTQQEMIEKDIAFLTAVHKAIGHYETPYTKNGKIPYYFDANGRYEKKETLLRFLDHAKKIGAFDQIAVIEEPFEESNETFVGDLGVRIAADESAHTVEDAAHRIELGYSAIAVKAIAKTLSMTMKITQLAYEKKVPCFCADLTVNPILVDWNKNVAARLQPFPGMSVGLQETNGHQYYKNWERMMAYHPKASGSWIRTQKGVYPTDASFYAESGGILTPSEHYDNLFKAKS is encoded by the coding sequence ATGTTTGAATCACAAGACCGATATATATCCCGTCGTGAATTTATCAACCGGGCGGGCGCGGCAGGTTTGCTGGCGCTCAACCTGCCGGATACCTTTAGTTCAGATGCTACTGCTCAACCTATGAAAAAGATTACGATCAAAAATGTTGATTCAAATTTTGAAAGAGAACCTTTAAATCCATACCGTTTTAAAGGAAGTGCTATCACTGATAGCTGGCAGGGCATATCCATGCTGGAATCCGATTCGGGAATAAAAAAGGTGGGGCTGGCAACACAAGGCGTGCTTTGGTCAGATTCCCGGGTTTTTGCGGCTCATTCGGAAAGCGCAGGGAACGCACTTATGTACGCCATGAGTGAGCAGGCACTTCAGATGGTGAAAGGAACCTCCTTTACCAATCCTGTTCAGTTGCTCGACGACCTTTTGCCTGAGGTGCTGGCCTATGGAAAAAAAATCACGGGTAATCCGGATCTGAGAAAAACTTTTGCGCTCAATGCCCTCGTATCGGTCGATAATGCGGCATGGCTGTTGTATGCGGCGGAAAATAAAATGGGCCAGTTTGATGAACTGATACCGGCGGCTTACCGTCCGGGCCTCTCATACCGGCACAATAAAGTGGCTAGTATCCCTTCCTTCAGTGTAGGAACATCCGCCGAACGTATCAAGCAGGCGGCTGATGAAGGATATTTTATTATGAAACTAAAAACCGGGTCGGCCGGAACGCAGCAGGAAATGATAGAAAAAGATATTGCTTTCCTCACAGCGGTACACAAAGCCATTGGTCATTACGAAACCCCATATACCAAAAACGGAAAAATTCCTTACTATTTTGATGCCAACGGGCGGTATGAAAAAAAGGAAACACTGCTGCGGTTTTTGGACCATGCGAAAAAAATAGGCGCATTTGATCAGATTGCCGTCATAGAAGAACCTTTTGAAGAAAGCAACGAAACATTTGTTGGAGATTTGGGCGTTAGAATTGCGGCAGATGAAAGCGCGCACACAGTAGAAGACGCGGCACACCGGATAGAACTCGGGTACTCGGCCATAGCGGTAAAAGCCATTGCCAAAACGCTGAGTATGACCATGAAAATCACACAATTGGCTTACGAAAAGAAGGTACCTTGTTTCTGTGCCGATCTCACGGTAAATCCGATTCTGGTGGATTGGAACAAAAATGTTGCTGCGCGGCTGCAGCCATTTCCCGGTATGTCGGTGGGCCTGCAGGAAACCAACGGTCATCAGTATTACAAAAACTGGGAGCGGATGATGGCCTATCACCCCAAAGCGTCTGGTTCCTGGATACGGACACAAAAGGGAGTTTATCCTACCGACGCCTCGTTTTATGCGGAAAGCGGGGGGATTTTAACACCTTCGGAACATTATGACAATCTTTTCAAGGCTAAAAGCTAG
- a CDS encoding metallophosphoesterase family protein, translating to MQIKRRDFIQSAVAVTTVLRGNQEKGNRDEQRSKFSLDQNKVKIYSPDFKTPVKVLLVSDTHLWMDDQRGEPYTQYSGRMAKAYNVTRHFQTGEPTNPNESFEKMIRLAKDSKVDLLSLPGDLFSFPSEAAIDWVTRQLGESGVPFQYAAGNHDWHYEGMEGTLASLRNQWTTQRLGPLYQGDHPLMTVREIHGIRIVMLDNSIYEILPEQLTFFREQVKTGKPLVLFVHIPLYAPGRPVSFGCGHPQWGWDIDKSFTLERRPRWPKAGHTSTTMDFHKEVFAASNLLGVFAGHTHKQSLDVINGIPQFVTAANAMGAFMEIDFLTVE from the coding sequence ATGCAGATCAAACGACGTGACTTTATTCAGAGTGCTGTTGCCGTTACGACGGTACTTAGGGGAAATCAGGAAAAAGGTAACAGAGACGAGCAGAGAAGCAAGTTTTCCCTGGATCAGAATAAGGTTAAAATTTATTCCCCGGATTTTAAAACGCCCGTAAAGGTACTGCTAGTATCTGATACGCACCTGTGGATGGACGATCAGCGTGGTGAACCCTATACCCAATACAGCGGCCGCATGGCCAAAGCATATAATGTAACACGTCATTTTCAAACCGGTGAGCCCACCAATCCCAATGAGTCATTTGAGAAAATGATCAGGTTGGCAAAGGATTCAAAAGTAGATTTACTTTCATTACCGGGTGACCTTTTCAGTTTCCCATCCGAAGCAGCCATTGACTGGGTAACCCGGCAACTTGGCGAATCCGGCGTTCCTTTTCAGTATGCAGCCGGTAACCACGACTGGCACTACGAAGGTATGGAAGGAACCCTTGCGAGTCTGCGCAACCAATGGACGACTCAAAGGCTGGGGCCTTTGTACCAGGGCGACCATCCGCTGATGACGGTCAGGGAAATACATGGGATACGCATTGTGATGCTTGATAACTCCATTTATGAGATTTTGCCGGAACAGCTAACGTTTTTCAGAGAGCAGGTTAAAACGGGCAAGCCGCTGGTACTTTTTGTACATATTCCGCTTTATGCGCCAGGGAGGCCCGTTAGTTTCGGCTGCGGACATCCGCAATGGGGCTGGGATATTGACAAGAGTTTTACCCTTGAACGCCGTCCCAGATGGCCCAAGGCAGGACATACCTCCACCACCATGGATTTTCATAAAGAGGTTTTTGCTGCCTCAAACTTACTGGGGGTATTTGCAGGGCATACGCACAAACAGTCTCTGGATGTAATCAATGGTATCCCTCAGTTTGTTACAGCCGCCAATGCCATGGGTGCGTTTATGGAAATTGATTTTTTGACTGTGGAATAA
- a CDS encoding MFS transporter, with product MKKRYQVLFALSLLSVITFLDRVAISVAGPKIMTDLDLSKEQLGWILGIFALAYCAFEIPTGLLGDRLGAKKVLIRVVLWWSVFTVFTGFATGFGMLLIIRFLFGAGEAGAYPNTAIVLSKWFPVLERGRAQAWIWSASRMGGALTPFLVIPIQTHFGWRASFLFLGVLGILWVVFWKYWFKEQPSEMKGISEKELSEITSHRNQPEAHPRFSWTIFRNRNLLLLMAMYYCYASGAFFFQAWLPTYLQKGRGLNDGDMSFITSFSFVLGALGCLSGGYVCDYLVKRMGPRWGRASVALTGLGLSGLFMLISVFITDNGVATVLLSAGLGLMDFTIPASWSTAMDIGGKNSGFISGAMNTAGQVGSTMNTIGFGYLVTAFGNNYHAPVMLLAILLIAGALLWLKIDATKKIVF from the coding sequence ATGAAAAAACGTTATCAGGTTCTGTTTGCCCTTTCTCTTCTTTCTGTAATTACATTTTTAGACAGGGTTGCCATCAGCGTTGCAGGGCCCAAAATCATGACAGACCTGGACCTGAGCAAGGAACAGCTGGGGTGGATATTGGGGATTTTCGCGCTTGCCTATTGTGCATTTGAAATACCCACCGGCCTGCTGGGCGACCGTCTCGGGGCTAAAAAGGTTTTAATACGTGTAGTATTGTGGTGGTCAGTTTTCACGGTGTTCACTGGCTTTGCCACCGGCTTCGGTATGTTGCTGATCATCCGTTTCCTGTTTGGGGCCGGAGAAGCAGGAGCTTATCCAAATACCGCCATTGTACTTTCCAAGTGGTTTCCCGTTCTGGAACGGGGGCGGGCGCAGGCATGGATATGGTCGGCCAGCAGAATGGGTGGTGCACTGACACCCTTTTTGGTCATCCCGATCCAGACCCATTTTGGGTGGAGAGCAAGTTTTCTTTTTTTGGGAGTACTGGGGATATTGTGGGTTGTTTTCTGGAAATACTGGTTTAAGGAGCAGCCCTCGGAAATGAAAGGAATTTCTGAAAAAGAACTTAGCGAAATTACCAGCCACAGAAACCAGCCCGAAGCACACCCCAGGTTTTCCTGGACCATTTTCAGGAACCGGAACCTGTTGCTGCTGATGGCGATGTATTATTGCTACGCATCAGGAGCATTTTTTTTCCAGGCCTGGCTCCCCACCTATTTGCAGAAAGGAAGAGGGCTCAATGATGGGGATATGTCTTTTATTACTTCGTTTTCATTTGTTTTGGGCGCTTTAGGTTGTCTGTCGGGGGGGTATGTTTGTGATTATCTCGTTAAAAGGATGGGGCCGCGGTGGGGCCGGGCATCCGTTGCCCTTACAGGCCTAGGGCTCTCTGGACTGTTTATGCTTATCTCAGTTTTTATCACTGATAATGGTGTGGCAACCGTGCTGCTGTCGGCAGGATTGGGGCTGATGGATTTCACAATTCCGGCTTCATGGTCAACGGCGATGGATATTGGAGGAAAGAATTCCGGGTTTATTTCGGGCGCGATGAATACCGCCGGGCAGGTAGGGAGTACCATGAACACCATCGGCTTTGGGTATCTGGTGACTGCGTTTGGAAACAATTATCACGCCCCTGTCATGCTGCTGGCTATTCTGCTGATTGCAGGAGCGTTGCTCTGGCTTAAAATAGATGCTACCAAAAAGATAGTATTCTGA